One genomic segment of Erythrolamprus reginae isolate rEryReg1 chromosome 2, rEryReg1.hap1, whole genome shotgun sequence includes these proteins:
- the LOC139162974 gene encoding putative zinc finger protein 876: MECGKTFVLYSRLIVHKKIHTGEKPYKCMNCGKTFARSSDLTSHNKIHTREKPYKCMECGKGFVRNRSLTSHKTIHAREELYTNSYST; this comes from the coding sequence atggagtgtggaaagacctttgttctGTACAGTAGGCTTATTGTCCACaaaaagatccacacaggagagaaaccctataaatgcatgaATTGTGGAAAGACATTTGCTCGGAGCTCTGATCTTACTTCCCATAACAAAATCCACACaagagagaagccatataaatgcatggaatgtggaaagggcTTTGTTCGGAATCGCAGTCTTACATCTCATAAAACGATCCATGCTCGGGAGGAACTCTATACCAATAGCTATTCCACTTAA